The following proteins are encoded in a genomic region of Ovis canadensis isolate MfBH-ARS-UI-01 breed Bighorn chromosome 16, ARS-UI_OviCan_v2, whole genome shotgun sequence:
- the LOC138421776 gene encoding uncharacterized protein, with protein sequence MPAPPAGDTGSDAPLTGRSSPPAVEKPPHARAPSPAPPSPAQAPPTPRSPAPAAPPEPEPEPEPAAGPAQGAGPERRGLLGAHARSAAARRVHSRRSFQRPRARRRPALLKLASLPPSCHAPPHALEQEETPL encoded by the coding sequence ATGCCGGCTCCTCCCGCAGGTGACACCGGCTCCGACGCGCCGCTGACCGGACGCTCGTCCCCGCCCGCCGTCGAGAAGCCCCCGCACGCGCGCGCCCCGAGCCCGGCCCCGCCCAGCCCCGCGcaggccccgcccaccccgcGAAGCCCCGCGCCCGCGGCACCGCCCGAGCCCGAGCCCGAGCCCGAGCCCGCGGCGGGGCCCGcgcagggggcggggccggagcGCCGCGGGCTGCTGGGCGCGCACGCGCGGTCGGCGGCGGCGCGCCGCGTACACAGCCGGCGCTCGTTCCAGCGGCCCCGCGCGCGCCGCCGCCCCGCGCTGCTCAAGCTGGCGTCGCTGCCGCCGTCGTGCCACGCGCCACCGCACGCGCTGGAGCAGGAGGAGACTCCGCTGTGA